Proteins encoded by one window of Fischerella sp. PCC 9605:
- a CDS encoding DUF6920 family protein, with translation MLTKILLSIAALLAIAFLTLVIVQIKNSNEVNKIWQTLASAPTENVFTEDMVAGLPAPAKRYFLHAIAPGTPLASSVNLEMSGSFRLAPDQPWMPMRAKEIISVLKGFVWKAAVGSGLSKIVGADYYSNGSGKMQFSLWGIIPLVNAHTHDIARSSIGRLAAEFMWLPSALLPQQGVIWKAIDENTAQAHLIIDDEPVTLTLVVDANGKLLKVSLLRWGDKTENGSWAYIPFGAEVQAEQKFGGFTIPSQMSVGWWFGTERYLEFFRATIEKAEFQ, from the coding sequence ATGTTGACAAAAATTTTACTCAGCATCGCAGCGTTACTAGCGATCGCATTCTTAACTTTAGTCATAGTCCAAATAAAAAATAGCAACGAAGTAAATAAAATCTGGCAAACACTCGCATCCGCACCTACAGAAAATGTTTTTACAGAGGATATGGTTGCAGGATTACCCGCTCCTGCAAAGCGCTACTTTTTACATGCAATCGCACCAGGAACACCCCTGGCATCTTCCGTAAATCTGGAAATGAGTGGCAGTTTTAGGCTAGCGCCAGATCAACCTTGGATGCCGATGCGAGCCAAAGAGATCATTTCAGTGCTAAAAGGATTCGTCTGGAAAGCAGCCGTCGGTAGTGGTTTGTCTAAAATTGTAGGTGCTGATTACTACAGCAACGGCTCGGGCAAAATGCAGTTTTCTCTGTGGGGAATCATTCCTTTAGTAAATGCTCACACTCACGATATTGCCCGCTCTAGCATTGGACGACTGGCAGCAGAGTTTATGTGGCTACCCTCTGCTTTGCTACCTCAACAAGGTGTGATTTGGAAGGCTATTGATGAGAACACTGCGCAAGCACATCTTATCATTGATGATGAACCTGTAACGCTAACGCTGGTTGTAGACGCCAATGGTAAACTACTTAAGGTTTCTCTGCTGCGTTGGGGAGACAAGACAGAGAATGGTAGTTGGGCTTATATTCCATTTGGAGCAGAAGTGCAAGCAGAACAAAAGTTTGGCGGCTTCACAATTCCATCCCAAATGAGCGTCGGTTGGTGGTTTGGTACAGAACGTTATTTAGAATTCTTTCGCGCCACGATTGAAAAAGCAGAGTTTCAGTGA
- the malQ gene encoding 4-alpha-glucanotransferase — MSFQRASGILLHPTCLPSRFGIGDLGQSAYEFVDFLQRSGQRLWQILPLGPTGYEHSPYTMNFSAFAGNPLLISLEQLVQQGLLSQEELTPLPESAQDHPNRVNFDAVIPHKTKFLRLAYERFQQSLNEKPNPVFEQFCQTQSAWLDDYVLFMALLEANDGKAWSQWESAIARRESSALMAAAENLKEAISYHKFLQFIVFQQWSQLRAYANGKNIQIVGDISIYVCHNSADVWANPDIFQLDPQTLEPAYIAGVPPDYFSATGQLWGNPVYDWDKLLQTNFAWWIERFRATLQYVDIVRIDHFRGFEAYWRVPAGEETAINGEWVKAPGVEFFETLGDTLGSLPVMAEDLGIITPEVEDLRDRFDFPGMRILQFAFGGGSDNAYLPHHYVRNCVVYPGTHDNETTLGWWQGGAKPEEKQMVAKYLGYDSPEEILEINWEFIRTALASVGDLAIIPLQDILGLDNSGRMNDPSVNAGNWRWRYTSSDLLTSELSQRLLEMTQLYSR; from the coding sequence ATGAGTTTTCAAAGAGCAAGCGGAATTTTGTTACACCCTACTTGTCTACCCAGTCGATTTGGCATCGGTGATTTAGGTCAGTCGGCTTACGAGTTTGTGGATTTCTTGCAGAGAAGTGGTCAAAGATTGTGGCAAATTTTGCCATTGGGACCCACTGGCTATGAGCACTCGCCCTATACCATGAATTTTAGTGCTTTTGCTGGAAATCCACTGCTGATCAGTCTAGAGCAGTTGGTACAACAGGGTTTACTATCTCAAGAGGAATTGACGCCCCTACCCGAGAGTGCACAAGATCACCCCAACCGAGTTAACTTTGACGCAGTAATTCCTCACAAGACAAAATTCCTCCGTCTTGCTTACGAACGTTTCCAGCAATCTTTAAACGAAAAACCGAACCCTGTGTTTGAGCAATTTTGTCAGACACAGTCAGCTTGGCTTGACGATTACGTGCTGTTCATGGCACTACTGGAAGCGAACGATGGCAAAGCGTGGAGTCAATGGGAAAGTGCGATCGCCCGCCGTGAATCCAGTGCTTTGATGGCTGCTGCTGAGAATTTAAAGGAAGCTATATCCTACCACAAGTTTTTGCAATTTATAGTGTTCCAGCAGTGGTCTCAACTGCGTGCCTATGCCAACGGCAAAAATATCCAAATTGTTGGAGATATTTCGATTTATGTCTGTCACAACAGCGCTGATGTGTGGGCAAACCCGGATATCTTTCAACTCGATCCGCAAACACTAGAACCAGCCTACATTGCGGGAGTGCCACCAGATTACTTCTCTGCTACCGGGCAACTGTGGGGAAATCCAGTTTACGATTGGGATAAGTTGCTGCAAACCAACTTTGCTTGGTGGATCGAACGCTTTCGGGCGACATTACAGTATGTAGACATTGTCAGAATTGACCACTTCCGGGGTTTTGAAGCTTACTGGCGCGTACCTGCTGGGGAAGAAACAGCCATCAATGGCGAGTGGGTGAAAGCACCTGGGGTCGAATTTTTTGAAACTTTGGGAGATACCTTGGGCAGTTTGCCTGTGATGGCAGAGGATTTAGGTATTATTACACCAGAAGTAGAAGACTTGCGCGATCGCTTTGATTTCCCCGGCATGCGGATCTTGCAATTTGCCTTCGGTGGTGGTTCTGACAATGCTTACCTGCCCCATCATTATGTTAGGAATTGCGTCGTTTATCCAGGCACCCACGATAACGAAACTACACTAGGCTGGTGGCAGGGGGGAGCTAAACCTGAAGAAAAGCAAATGGTTGCCAAATACCTGGGTTATGATTCACCGGAAGAAATTCTGGAAATCAATTGGGAATTCATTCGCACGGCTTTGGCTTCAGTCGGCGATTTAGCGATTATTCCACTCCAGGATATTTTGGGTTTAGATAATAGCGGCAGAATGAACGATCCGAGTGTGAATGCAGGTAACTGGCGTTGGCGTTATACCAGTTCTGATTTACTTACCTCAGAGTTAAGTCAAAGATTGTTGGAAATGACACAACTTTACAGTCGGTAA